The Pseudoalteromonas tunicata genome segment GCAAAATTGGATGAGCGCCCATCGGCTGCGTATTTGCAAGATTGCGTTACTCGTTTTATCAAAGGTTATAGCTAGGCTAATTAGCGCGTTAAAATAATCGAAATAAAGCAGTCAATATCCCCATCTGGTCTATTACAAGTTAACTCAATTAAAGATAACTGCTTGAATTAGGTTTATTACGCGGTATTTAAGTTAAGCCATGACTGTTGATACCGTAATATTAAATATTTCCTTTTATAGGTAAATCATGTAGCTTATCTGCTTTATTTTATAAGGAAATACAATAATATGCGTGCAATAATCTTCTCAATACTGGTTCTTTTTAGTGTTAACGCTCACAGTAATGACTTTCAATTCGGTGCCAGCACTATACTGTCAGATTACGATGCTGAATATGAGGGATCTTATAAAATCAATGTTGCTTATTTGTTTGATGATAATTTCTCGGTAGAGGCAAGTTACATTAAATTAGGTACTAACAGTGATGGTGATGGTAACGAGGAGTTTGATGCCAAAGGCATTGCTATCATGGGTATTTATAAATACCCAATTAATGATTTTGCACTGTATGCAAAGTTAGGTGCGTTGAAATGGAAAGAAGAGGGGTTTTATAATATTTGGTGGGAAACTGAGCTACCTAAAAGGAAAGTGCCTGCAAAAGATAATGGTACTGATGCTATTTATGGGGTCGGTATCAGCTACAGCTTAACCAATAATATTGCAGTTAAATTTGAGATAGATGAAACAGACTTTAATGCTGGTACCCTTTTAATTGGCTTAGGGTTTGATATTTCTTTTTAATTATAATTAAGCGCTAATCTTGCTGACGCCTTTGCAAGATTAGTAGCGTTATGGACAAGTTTCGAATATTCAAAAAAAAACCTTCATTAATACGATCAAAATGCGCACTCAGTCGGTAAAAAATCAATCATTACAAGCTAGCTAAATTGGTTAAGCCAGATAAGTAAAGCTTTACCAGCAGGTGATAGTAAAGTGATGAATAGCGCTAGATTCGCCATTAAAGTAAACCAAAATATGATTCTAAATGGGCGCTTATGGGATTTATGACGAAGTAACTGTTGCGCTAAAGCGGCTCCTGGCCAGCCGCCGATAAGCGCAAAAATGTGCAAAGTACGTTCAGATATGCGTTGTTCTGCTTTTTTTGCCTGACGTTTATCGAACCAATAAATAATAAACGTTACTGTGCTTAAAACTAGATACAGTATGGCAATAAATTTGGGCAAAAGATTAAACCAAGCACCTAATACTAGGATGATTAGCATGCTGTTAGCCAAGTAGAGTGAAAATCTAGCCATTATTTATCACCTAGATTGCTTTGTATGTTGTAAATTCATGCAGCAACCATGGTTAATTTTGTTTTATAAAACAGGCTCAAGTTTGCCAACCTTAACATTAATCTGCAGTGGCTGCCCGTCTCGATAAACTTCAAACATGATGATGCTTTCGGGTAAAGTATCGGCAATTTGCTCCAAAGTAAGCTGTAAATTAACGATTTTTTTATTGTCGATTTTTACTACAATATCACCTTCTTTTAAGCCTGCTTGCCAAGCCGGGCCGAGTGGGTCGATAGAGTTTAACTGCATGCCAAAGATTGGAGTGAGTGGATTGGTGAGCTGTTTTCCTGTGTTATCAACAGGGTCGGCATTAAAACCTAGATAACCACGTACAACTTGGCCATGTTTGATTAATTTATTCATCACTTCTTTGGCTAAAAAATACGGAACTGCAAAGAAAATTCCTTGGATATCAATGTTGCGCTGTGCTTTAAATTGTGCAGAGTTTATACCGACTAAAATACCATTTGAATTCACTAAGGCGCCGCCAGAATTACCAACATTGATAGCGGCATCCATTTGCAGCAAATTACTGTGTGAACTTTTTTGCGGTAAGTTTTGTTTACCCGTAGCGCTAATAATTCCTTGCGTAATGGTTTGACCTAAATTAAGTGGGTTGCCAATCGCCAATACAACATCACCTACTTGAGGCACAAATTTATCGTCAATTGGAATAACCGGGAGGTGTTGAGCTTCAATTTTTAATAAAGCTAAATCGGTGACTGTATCAAAACCAATTAGTTGGACATCATTAAATTGGCGGCCATCAGTCAAAGTGATCATCACTTGATCGGCATTATTGATCACATGGTAATTAGTTAAAATATATCCTTTATCAGACATAATCACGCCTGATCCTAATTCTTGAATACTATTTTGACCGCGCATATAGCGAGGCTGATTAGTGAATGTTTCTGAATATATGGTTACCACAGCTGGCGAGGCACGTTTAACAGCGTTGGCAAAACTTAAATGGCTACTGGTAATCGCATCAGAAACAGTTGCATTTTGCCATTGTAATGGACGCAAACTTGGCATAAATAGCAAAACAATAAATGCTAAAGCCAATCCGACAAAGATAGGCACTAAAAGAAATTTTATTTTTGTTAGCACTGTGGTTGATTAATTGTTAATAGATAAGTTTGGTTATGATGGCATAGATAAAACAACAGCGGCAAGTGCCGCTGTTGTTTTAAGCTGATATTTTAGAATTAATTTACTGAATTAAGACAAAAATTGAATTGTCACCGCGTTTAACACCTAACACAATATTGCCGTTTATATCATCGATTGCACGAGCAAGTTCATTGATAGTCGTAACGCGTTTGCGATTTACTTGCATAATAATGTCGCCTTCTTCAAGACCAACACGCGCAGCGGGTGAGCGATCTTGGATCTCTTTAACCACAATGCCGGTGTTATCTTTAGTTGCTTCAAGTAATGCACCTTGTAAACGTGGGTGCATTTTGTCTGCAGCAGCTGACGCAACAGTATTACCTCGTAGAGTTACTTTTACGCTTTTAACTTTGCCATCGCGGTAAATTCCAAGCTTAACGGTTTTACCCTCACCTAAGGTTGCTACTTTACTGCGTAGTTCAGGGAAGCTGTGAACGTCGGCTTTGTCAATGCTTACAATGACATCACCCGCTTGAATGCCAGCCTCTGCAGCTGCTGAATCATCAACAACTTTAAAGACATAAGCGCCTTGTTTTAAATCTATATCTTGCGCTTTGGCAATACCTGCATCTAAAGTTCGACCTTCGATCCCCAGCGATCCGCGGCGTACTTCGCCGTGCTCAATAATTTGATCAACTAAATTTTTCATCATGTTAGATGGAATTGAGAAACCAATACCAACATTACCGCCAGATGCACCTAAAATAGCGGTATTAATACCGATAAGCTCACCGTTAAGGTTTACTAATGCACCACCTGAATTACCTTGGTTGATAGCAGCGTCTGTTTGAATAAAGTCTTCAAAACCTTCAATGTTAAGGCCGCTACGACCTAGCGCACTGACAATACCTGATGTTACTGTGTGGCTCAGACCGAATGGGTTACCAATTGCAACAGAGAAATCACCCACGCGCAGTTTGTCTGAATCTGCTAATTTTAATGCTGTTAGATTTTCAGCTTTAATTTGCAGTAATGCGATGTCGGCTTCTTGATCTGTGCCTATTAGCTTGGCTTCGTATTCACGGCCATCCTCGAGGGTAATAATAATTTTTTCAGCGTCTTGAATTACATGATTGTTGGTAACAACATAACCTTCATCAGCATTGATAATAACGCCGGAGCCTAAACCATTAAAAGGTTGTTTTTGACTTTGTGGTTGGCGCTGCTGGGGATTTCCAAAAAAGAAGTCAAACGGGTCAACACGACGACGTACTTCTTTTGCACCTGAAACTTGAATACTCACGACACCGGGTGTGACTTTTTCGAGCATAGGTGCAAGTGTTGGAAGTTGCTGACCATCAACTGCAACTGGTAATTTTGCATAAGAAATAGAGGGTGCAATCAACAGACTTGAAGAAAGCATAATTGCACTCAAAAGGGATAATTTTGTTTTCATAGTCAAAGGTGTACTCCAGATTATTGGTTACTCTTAAAGACTATGGGGTCAAAAAAAAGTTCCTCAAGCTTTTTCTGTTTGCTTCTTATTTGAGCGATTGTCGACAAAAAGTCCCGATTTACCTTCAGCGTAATCTGTTGGTTGGCTTTCAAGAGCCTCTGGTTTGCTTTTTGGTTTTTCTAATTTATCTAACGAGGCATGTAATTGCTCGGTTGTTTCTTTTGAGAAAAAGGGAATGGTTTCCTTTGTTTGCTCTGTCAGTAAAATTCGATTGGTTTCTTGCACGTGATTCACTAGTTGCTCGTAGTTGTCGCGCATTTTTGTCACGAGTTTATTCGTATTCGCTAAATGGTCGGCAACATCTTGTTTATATTGTTCAAGATTGTGCTGGGCTTTTTCGACTTCTTTTTCGAGCTCATCGTGTTCGTATTGGCGTTTTGTTAGTACAACACCAAGAAAAAAACAGCTGAACGCAACAATAATAACTACGGTTAACCAAATCGCTGTTGTCATATAAATCTCCTGAAACTAGGTAAAGTTGAGCGATGTTTTAATAACTTTCAATATACGCTCAGTAAGGGCTCGTGTTAAGATGTAAGGCTAGATTAACGCTTGTTTTATTAACTATTCTTATGACTCCTTGGCAAAAATATCAGCAAGATTTAACTCGCGAAGACTTTCTTTACGACGCAGCTCAAGAAAATGCAGTGCGTCATCTCCAGCGTCTATATGATGATCTTACAACATCGCAGCCAAAAGAGACGGGTTTTTTTGATAAATTTTTCAAGAAGAAAACGACTCGTTCAATCAAAGGTTTATATTTTTGGGGGGGAGTGGGAAGAGGTAAAACTTACCTAGTTGATACCTTTTTTGATGCCTTGCCGGGCGAGCGAAAAATGCGTGTGCATTTTCATCGTTTTATGCACCGTGTACATCAAGAATTAAAACTATTACACGATGTTAAAAACCCGCTTGAAACCATCGCGGACAAGTTTAAAAGTGAAGTTGATATTATCTGTTTTGATGAGTTTTTTGTGCAAGATATCACAGATGCAATGTTGCTCGGTGGTTTGATGCAAGCATTGTTCAAGCGAAATATTATTTTAGTGGCTACTTCTAATATCATTCCAAATGATCTTTATCGTAATGGCTTGCAACGGGCGCGTTTTTTACCCGCAATTGTTTTAGTGTTGGCCAATACCGAAGTCGTTAATGTTGATTCTGGGATTGATTATCGTTTGCGTACGTTAGAGCAAGCAGAAATTTATCATAGTCCGCTTGATGAGCAGGCTGATAAAAACTTATTTGAATATTTTGCAAAGTTATCGCCAGAGCCGGGCACTGCTAATAAGCAGGTTAAAATTGAAGGCCGCACGCTTAAAACCCGGATGGAAGCAGATAGCATTGTGATGTTTGATTTTAGTGAACTTTGTGAAACGGCTCGCAGCCAAGTCGATTACATGGAAATAAGTCGGATTTATCACACCGTCCTTTTATCTAATGTAAAACAGATGGGACAAAACAACGATGATGCTGCAAGGCGTTTTATTGCACTAGTCGATGAATTTTATGAACGTAATGTCACCTTGATTATCTCTGCGGCCTTACCTATCGAGCAATTATACAGCGAAGGGCTATTAAATTTTGAATTTAAACGCTGTATTAGTCGCCTGCAAGAAATGCAGTCATTGGAATATTTATCGCAACCGCATTTAGCTTAAATTTTTATTTAAATTAAAGTGGTATTTGGCGTAGAAAAAACATGCATTTTTAAAAAAGCGCTGTTATAATCCCGCCTCTGCCACGTTGCGTTCTATTGTCATCATTAGCTTAGCCACTAATTTTGACTCAAGTCTTTTACTCGAAGGGGTTCAAGCATCAACTTAGAGCGGCAGTTTATATACTGCCTGTGGTTTTAATTGTAAACATTGGATTTTTAATAAATGAAAACGTTTGTTGCTAAGCCAGAAACTGTAAAACGTGACTGGTACGTAGTTGACGCTGAAGGTAAAACTTTAGGTCGTATCGCTACTGAGATTGCTTCTCGCTTACGTGGTAAGCACAAAGCTGAATATACTCCGCATGTAGATACTGGTGATTACATCATCGTTATCAATGCAGAGAAAGTTACTGTAACTGGTAACAAAGCTGCGGCTAAAATGTACTATGCTCACACAGGTTTCCCTGGTGGTCTTAAATCGACAACTTTCGAAAAACTTCAAGCTCACAAGCCTGAAATGATTATCGAGAAAGCGGTTAAAGGCATGTTACCACGTGGACCTTTAGGCCGTGCAATGTACCGTAAACTTAAAGTTTACGCTGGTACTGAGCATAACCATGCTGCACAACAGCCTCAGGTTCTAGACATTTAAGGAGCACACTCATGGCAAATCAATACTACGGTACAGGTCGTCGTAAAAGTTCAAGTGCTCGCGTATTCTTACGCCCAGGCACTGGCAACATCGTAATCAATAAACGTTCTATTGAAGAATATTTTGGTCGCGAAACTTCTCGCATGGTTGTTCGTCAACCATTAGAGTTAGTTGGTATGGTTGAAAAGTTTGACCTATACATCACTGTTGCAGGTGGTGGTAATACAGGACAAGCTGGTGCAATCCGTCACGGTATTACACGTGCACTTATGGAGTTCGACGAATCATTACGTCCAGCACTTCGTAAAGCAGGTTTTGTTACTCGTGATGCTCGTAAAGTTGAGCGTAAGAAAGTGGGTCTACACAAAGCGCGTAAACGTCCACAATTCTCAAAACGTTAATTTTTTACGTTTCGAAGAATACCAAAACCCGACCTTGTGTCGGGTTTTTTGTTTTTAGCGTTCGAATATATCTGGTAGAGCCATTTTATGCGTATTTTTTCAGTAATAAATTGCTGAAATTGAGCGATTTTAAAACGAGTGAAACTATTTATTATTTATTTAGATAAATCAGTCAGTAAAGCCGATTAATTTTTGCTACAATTGTTCGGATCATGTTAGCCGTGATAAAAAAGTTTTTTGGATATTTTTTCTTGGTTAGAGAATGCTCAAAAGGGTAAGTGATAATTGATCTTGGTCAGTACATGTTATGTAATTTATTGCTAGCATTAACCGACTGAGGCTGGGTCCGTTGCGAATAATGCTCATTAGGTTTAAAAACTAACAGAAATATGGCTTTATTCGTGTACGCAGCCTTCAATATCCTTGTTTTAATCAAGGGTTTTATTTATGATCGCTTCTATTTTGTAACTTCAAAATTTAACCTGCTGTAACTGAATTCTCGATATAGCAAGTGTTGAGAATCATAGTGGAGATGAGTGGATGAGCAATGCGCCTGTAGACAATAGCCGACGTCGCTTTTTAACCATCGCTACCTCTGTTGTAGGTGGTGTTGGTGCGGCCGGAGCTGCTGTTCCTTTTATTGCGTCATGGAATCCAAGTGAGCGAGCCAAATCTGCAGGTGCGCCTGTTGAAGTGGATATCAGCAAACTTGAGCCAGGACAATTAATTCGTGTAGAGTGGCGAGGCAAGCCTGTATGGGTTGTATATCGCACACCAAAAATGCTTGAGCAAATGAAAGCGCATGAAGGTCAACTTCGTGATCCGCAATCAGAACAGCCTCAACAACCTGAGTTCGCGAAAAACGGTTACCGTTCAAAGCGTGAAGAAATTTTTGTTGCTGTGGGTATTTGTACTCACCTCGGCTGTTCTCCAAGCTTCCTACAAGGTGGTTTTGGTGAAAAAGTTGAAGGCACAGACGATGGTTTCTTCTGTCCTTGTCACGGTTCTAAGTTTGATTTAGCTGGTCGAGTATTCCAATCGGTCCCTGCGCCATTAAATTTAGAAATCCCGCCTTATATTTTTACAGACGAAACCACAATTGTTGTGGGTGCTGAAGAAGGGGCTGCCTAATGTTTGCAAATTTGGTTGATTGGATTGATAAACGCATTCCAATGACACGTGTATGGAACATGCATATTGCACAGTATCCTGCGCCAAAAAACTTTAACTTTTGGTACTTTTTTGGTTCGTTAGCCATGTTAGTACTAGTTAACCAAATCGTCACTGGTATTTGGTTAACAATGAATTTCGTTCCTTCTTCTGAAGGTGCTTTTGCCTCTGTAGAATACATCATGCGTGATGTTGAATATGGCTGGCTGCTTCGTTATCTTCATTCTACAGGTGCTTCAGCATTCTTCATCGTTGTGTATATGCACATGTTCCGCGGTATGATTTACGGCTCTTATCAAAAGCCTCGTGAATTACTGTGGTTATTCGGTATGTTTATTTTCTTAGCGTTAATGGCTGAAGCATTCATGGGGTATTTATTGCCATGGGGTCAAATGTCATTCTGGGGTGCTCAGGTAATTATTTCGTTATTTGGTGCTATTCCGGTAATTGGTGATGATTTAACACTTTGGATCCGTGGTGATTATGTTATCTCGGGTGCAACCTTAAACCGTTTCTTTGCGCTTCACGTTATTGCTTTACCACTTGTAATTGTAATTTTAGTGTTTTTACACATTGTTGCATTACATGAAGTAGGTTCAAATAACCCTGATGGTGTTGAAATTAAACGTAAAAAAGGTTCTGTTGCTGAAGAAGACAAACCTAAGTTTAAATTCCATGAATATTACACGGATAAAAAAGATATCGTTGATGCGATTCCTTTCCACCCTTATTACACAGTAAAAGATATTGTTGGTGTAGTTGGCTTCTTAATTTTGTTCTGTTGGGTTGTTTTCTTTGCTCCGGCAATGAATGGTTTCTTCTTAGAAGGTCCAAACTTTGAACCTGCAAATCCACTTAAAACCCCAGCGCATATTTTCCCAGTTTGGTATTTTACGCCTTTCTATGCGATTTTACGTGCAATCCCAGATAAACTAATTGGTGTTGCTGCAATGGGTGCGTCAATTGTAGTACTTGCTCTTTTACCTTGGATTGACCGTGGTTCAGTGCGCTCTATTCGCTACCGTTGTGCATTCCATAAATGGAATATCGCTCAATTTGTTGTAACGTTTGTGATTTTAGGTTGGGTGGGTGCGACTCCTCAAACTGATTTCAAAACATTGTTATCACAAATTACAACCGTAACTTATTTCATGTTCTTCGTTTTATTGTTTGTTTACAGTAAAAATGAAAAAACTAAGCCATTGCCAGAGAGGTTGACGAAATGATCAAGAAGCTAGCTATCGGTTTATTTGCTCTTTCTGCATCTGTTGCCTCTACTCTAGCTGTTGCTGCCGGACCGGAAGTGCCTTTGATGCACGCCAATAACGACATCACAGATAAGGCATCATTACAGCGTGGCGCTAAATTATTCTTGAATTACTGTTTAGGTTGTCACCAAATGCAGTATCAACGATATGAACGTACTTTTCGTGATATCGGTATTCCAACTGAAATTGGACAAGAACAATTAATTTTTGATGGTTCTAAAGTAGGTAGCCACATTTTAAATGCCATCGATCCAAAAGATGCAGCTAAATGGTTTGGTGCCACACCACCAGATTTAACCTTAGTTGATCGAGTTCGTGGTACAGATTGGGTTTACACCTATTTAAAATCATTTTATAAAGATGAAACGCGCCCGTTTGGTGTAAATAATATTGTTTTCCCATCTGTCGGTATGCCACATGTACTGCAAGAATTACAGGGGTTACCAACGCCTGTTACTCATGAAGTAGAAGAGCATGGCCACAAGGTTACGAAAATAGTAGGCACTGAAACAGATGGTTCTGGTGAAATGAGTACAGATGAGTACGACCACGCAGTAAGAGATATTACTAATTTCTTAGCTTATGTGGGCGAACCATCACGCTTGGAATCAGAAGCAATCGGTATTAAGGTAATTGGATTCTTATTTATTCTATTTATCTTAGCGTTCTTACTGAAAAAAGAATACTGGAGAGATGTTCATTAATTTGAACGCTTTTTAGTGAATATGAGCAATAGGGGCCTTAGCCCCTTTTGCTGTCTCTAGCAATAATAGATGGAGGAAGGCATGGCTGTTGCTGCCAATAAACGCCCTGTAATGACTCTTTTTTCTGGCGAAAACTGTATGTATAGCCATCAAGTACGTATCGTACTTGCAGAAAAAGGTGTAAGTGTAGATATTCATATGGCTGAGAAGGAAAATCTGCCAGAAGCGCTACACGAAATTAACCCTTACGGCACAGTTCCTACTTTAATTGATCGTGAATTAGGACTTTACCAGGCAAACATCATCATGGAGTACCTTGATGAACGTTTTCCACACCCTCCATTAATGCCAGTTTATCCAGTGATGCGTGGTCGCAGTCGTTTAATGATGCACCGTATTGACACGGATTGGTATTCTTTGGCCAACACAATCTATCAAGGTGGTGCTGATGCATCACAAGCTCGTAAAGAGTTAACTGAAGCACTGTTAAGTGTTGCTCCTTTCTTTAAAGAAGCGCCTTATTTCATGAGTGAAGAATTCAGCCTAGTAGACTGTTATTTAGCACCGCTATTATGGCGTTTGCCTGAGCTTGAAATTGAGCTTATCGGTGCAGGAAGCAAAGAGCTTAAAGAATATATGATGCGCTTATTTGAGCGTGAGTCATTCCAAGCATCTTTGACTGAAGCTGAACGTGAAATTCGTTT includes the following:
- the zapE gene encoding cell division protein ZapE gives rise to the protein MTPWQKYQQDLTREDFLYDAAQENAVRHLQRLYDDLTTSQPKETGFFDKFFKKKTTRSIKGLYFWGGVGRGKTYLVDTFFDALPGERKMRVHFHRFMHRVHQELKLLHDVKNPLETIADKFKSEVDIICFDEFFVQDITDAMLLGGLMQALFKRNIILVATSNIIPNDLYRNGLQRARFLPAIVLVLANTEVVNVDSGIDYRLRTLEQAEIYHSPLDEQADKNLFEYFAKLSPEPGTANKQVKIEGRTLKTRMEADSIVMFDFSELCETARSQVDYMEISRIYHTVLLSNVKQMGQNNDDAARRFIALVDEFYERNVTLIISAALPIEQLYSEGLLNFEFKRCISRLQEMQSLEYLSQPHLA
- a CDS encoding DUF1294 domain-containing protein; the encoded protein is MARFSLYLANSMLIILVLGAWFNLLPKFIAILYLVLSTVTFIIYWFDKRQAKKAEQRISERTLHIFALIGGWPGAALAQQLLRHKSHKRPFRIIFWFTLMANLALFITLLSPAGKALLIWLNQFS
- a CDS encoding trypsin-like peptidase domain-containing protein, with the translated sequence MLTKIKFLLVPIFVGLALAFIVLLFMPSLRPLQWQNATVSDAITSSHLSFANAVKRASPAVVTIYSETFTNQPRYMRGQNSIQELGSGVIMSDKGYILTNYHVINNADQVMITLTDGRQFNDVQLIGFDTVTDLALLKIEAQHLPVIPIDDKFVPQVGDVVLAIGNPLNLGQTITQGIISATGKQNLPQKSSHSNLLQMDAAINVGNSGGALVNSNGILVGINSAQFKAQRNIDIQGIFFAVPYFLAKEVMNKLIKHGQVVRGYLGFNADPVDNTGKQLTNPLTPIFGMQLNSIDPLGPAWQAGLKEGDIVVKIDNKKIVNLQLTLEQIADTLPESIIMFEVYRDGQPLQINVKVGKLEPVL
- the petA gene encoding ubiquinol-cytochrome c reductase iron-sulfur subunit; translated protein: MSNAPVDNSRRRFLTIATSVVGGVGAAGAAVPFIASWNPSERAKSAGAPVEVDISKLEPGQLIRVEWRGKPVWVVYRTPKMLEQMKAHEGQLRDPQSEQPQQPEFAKNGYRSKREEIFVAVGICTHLGCSPSFLQGGFGEKVEGTDDGFFCPCHGSKFDLAGRVFQSVPAPLNLEIPPYIFTDETTIVVGAEEGAA
- the rplM gene encoding 50S ribosomal protein L13 → MKTFVAKPETVKRDWYVVDAEGKTLGRIATEIASRLRGKHKAEYTPHVDTGDYIIVINAEKVTVTGNKAAAKMYYAHTGFPGGLKSTTFEKLQAHKPEMIIEKAVKGMLPRGPLGRAMYRKLKVYAGTEHNHAAQQPQVLDI
- the rpsI gene encoding 30S ribosomal protein S9; its protein translation is MANQYYGTGRRKSSSARVFLRPGTGNIVINKRSIEEYFGRETSRMVVRQPLELVGMVEKFDLYITVAGGGNTGQAGAIRHGITRALMEFDESLRPALRKAGFVTRDARKVERKKVGLHKARKRPQFSKR
- a CDS encoding cytochrome b translates to MFANLVDWIDKRIPMTRVWNMHIAQYPAPKNFNFWYFFGSLAMLVLVNQIVTGIWLTMNFVPSSEGAFASVEYIMRDVEYGWLLRYLHSTGASAFFIVVYMHMFRGMIYGSYQKPRELLWLFGMFIFLALMAEAFMGYLLPWGQMSFWGAQVIISLFGAIPVIGDDLTLWIRGDYVISGATLNRFFALHVIALPLVIVILVFLHIVALHEVGSNNPDGVEIKRKKGSVAEEDKPKFKFHEYYTDKKDIVDAIPFHPYYTVKDIVGVVGFLILFCWVVFFAPAMNGFFLEGPNFEPANPLKTPAHIFPVWYFTPFYAILRAIPDKLIGVAAMGASIVVLALLPWIDRGSVRSIRYRCAFHKWNIAQFVVTFVILGWVGATPQTDFKTLLSQITTVTYFMFFVLLFVYSKNEKTKPLPERLTK
- a CDS encoding outer membrane beta-barrel protein, translated to MRAIIFSILVLFSVNAHSNDFQFGASTILSDYDAEYEGSYKINVAYLFDDNFSVEASYIKLGTNSDGDGNEEFDAKGIAIMGIYKYPINDFALYAKLGALKWKEEGFYNIWWETELPKRKVPAKDNGTDAIYGVGISYSLTNNIAVKFEIDETDFNAGTLLIGLGFDISF
- a CDS encoding cytochrome c1; this encodes MIKKLAIGLFALSASVASTLAVAAGPEVPLMHANNDITDKASLQRGAKLFLNYCLGCHQMQYQRYERTFRDIGIPTEIGQEQLIFDGSKVGSHILNAIDPKDAAKWFGATPPDLTLVDRVRGTDWVYTYLKSFYKDETRPFGVNNIVFPSVGMPHVLQELQGLPTPVTHEVEEHGHKVTKIVGTETDGSGEMSTDEYDHAVRDITNFLAYVGEPSRLESEAIGIKVIGFLFILFILAFLLKKEYWRDVH
- a CDS encoding YhcB family protein, with protein sequence MTTAIWLTVVIIVAFSCFFLGVVLTKRQYEHDELEKEVEKAQHNLEQYKQDVADHLANTNKLVTKMRDNYEQLVNHVQETNRILLTEQTKETIPFFSKETTEQLHASLDKLEKPKSKPEALESQPTDYAEGKSGLFVDNRSNKKQTEKA
- a CDS encoding Do family serine endopeptidase, with translation MKTKLSLLSAIMLSSSLLIAPSISYAKLPVAVDGQQLPTLAPMLEKVTPGVVSIQVSGAKEVRRRVDPFDFFFGNPQQRQPQSQKQPFNGLGSGVIINADEGYVVTNNHVIQDAEKIIITLEDGREYEAKLIGTDQEADIALLQIKAENLTALKLADSDKLRVGDFSVAIGNPFGLSHTVTSGIVSALGRSGLNIEGFEDFIQTDAAINQGNSGGALVNLNGELIGINTAILGASGGNVGIGFSIPSNMMKNLVDQIIEHGEVRRGSLGIEGRTLDAGIAKAQDIDLKQGAYVFKVVDDSAAAEAGIQAGDVIVSIDKADVHSFPELRSKVATLGEGKTVKLGIYRDGKVKSVKVTLRGNTVASAAADKMHPRLQGALLEATKDNTGIVVKEIQDRSPAARVGLEEGDIIMQVNRKRVTTINELARAIDDINGNIVLGVKRGDNSIFVLIQ
- the sspA gene encoding stringent starvation protein SspA, whose product is MAVAANKRPVMTLFSGENCMYSHQVRIVLAEKGVSVDIHMAEKENLPEALHEINPYGTVPTLIDRELGLYQANIIMEYLDERFPHPPLMPVYPVMRGRSRLMMHRIDTDWYSLANTIYQGGADASQARKELTEALLSVAPFFKEAPYFMSEEFSLVDCYLAPLLWRLPELEIELIGAGSKELKEYMMRLFERESFQASLTEAEREIRL